The Malassezia japonica chromosome 8, complete sequence genome includes a window with the following:
- a CDS encoding uncharacterized protein (EggNog:ENOG503P5HS; COG:J), whose product MASTDLAATYAALILADEGVEITSDKIVELTNAAGTPVEPIWAQLLAKALEGKDVKDMLTNVGAGSGPAVAAPAAASGGDAAAPAEEKKEEKKEEKEESDEDMGFGLFD is encoded by the exons ATGGCCTCTAC CGACCTTGCTGCTACTTACGCCGCCCTGATCCTCGCCGATGAGGGTGTTGAGATCACC AGCGACAAGATCGTTGAGCTCACCAACGCCGCTGGCACCCCCGTTGAGCCGATCTGGGCTCAGCTCCTCGCCAAGGCTCTCGAGGGCAAGGATGTCAAGGACATGCTGACCAACGTCGGTGCCGGCTCGGGCCCCGCTGTTGCCGCCCCCGCCGCTGCTTCCGGTGGTGATGCTGCTGCCCCCGCcgaggagaagaaggaggagaagaaggaggagaaggaggagTCTGACGAGGAC ATGGGCTTTGGTCTCTTCGACTAA
- a CDS encoding uncharacterized protein (COG:O; EggNog:ENOG503P8JX), with protein MSEAKEVKTSPTLVSEKNPKGIRPYTKGARDDCFLKFGHSVEEHGESARKCEELVRKHRECMAGLGFKV; from the exons ATGAGCGAGGCGAAAGAGGTGAAGACGTCGCCTACATTAGTGTCTGAAAAGAACCCCAAGGGAATCCGGCCGTAT ACCAAGGGTGCGCGTGACGACTGCTTCCTGAAGTTTGGCCACAGCGTGGAAGAGCACGGTGAGTCGGCCCGTAAAtgcgaggagctcgtccgCAAGCACCGTGAGTGCATGGCTGGCCTTGGCTTCAAGGTCTAG
- a CDS encoding uncharacterized protein (EggNog:ENOG503P6WP; TransMembrane:3 (i86-107o132-152i172-192o); COG:O; COG:U) gives MSTAQTSSSSDGGYLSRLYERASHLIHNAGPQSEEQQPLLHGQRSSTEYGSVPENQIPVPKPRKVQSPVKVEAKVWFANERTWISWLRASILMGTLSLALFNSASYFDPEPVPPPFEPGPGMGGNSRAAKTVRTFGIIYALISVLVLLWGLYNYQRRVTLIKSRWAGSFDDLIGPPLVCGVTFIAILANFIVTDI, from the exons ATGTCTACCGCCCAGACTTCTTCCTCGTCGGACGGCGGCTACCTGTCCCGTCTGTATGAGCGTGCATCGCACCTAATCCACAATGCTGGCCCCCAGTccgaggagcagcagcccctgctgcacggccagcgcagctcgaccgaGTACGGCAGCGTGCCCGAGAACCAGATCCCTGTCCCCAAGCCCCGCAAGGTGCAGAGCCCTGTGAAGGTCGAGGCGAAGGTGTGGTTTGCCAACGAG CGTACCTGGATTTCGTGGCTCCGTGCTTCGATCCTCATGGGCACTCTTTCGCTCGCCCTGTTCAATTCTGCCTCATACTTTGACCCTGAGCCCGTTCCCCCGCCTTTCGAGCCGGGCCCTGGTATGGGCGGCAACTCTCGCGCGGCCAAGACCGTGCGCACCTTTGGTATCATCTACGCGCTTATTTCGGTGCTTGTTCTTCTCTGGGGTCTATACAACTACCAGCGCCGTGTTACGCTCATCAAGAGCAGGTGGGCTGGCAGCTTTG ACGACCTCATCGGCCCCCCTCTGGTGTGCGGTGTGACTTTTATTGCTATCCTCGCCAACTTTATCGTGACGG ATATCTAG
- a CDS encoding alcohol dehydrogenase (NADP(+)) (COG:Q; EggNog:ENOG503NUUT) — MSAPKVEFGTIFTGSPSGKIVAAKGASRELRPDQVVIDIAYSGLCGSDLHFRKAKIALGHEGVGVISQVGSDVKVLKAGDRVGWGLNHNSCGYCNQCWSGDDILCPERQMYSSADLDFGSFGDRAVLNALFVHKIPDNIPLRLAGPLQCGGATVFGAIVNSAVRPRDRVGVLGLGGLGHLAVQYLAKMGCDVVVFSGTDNKKQQAFELGATDFVATKGNPKFEGVKPIDHLLVSTNQQPDWNTYFSILAPNGSIVPLSVSFEEMKHPYADILMKQLKITGSLVANRQVHREMLEFTARHGIKPMVEELPMTEEGLNTAFDRLEKGDVRYRFVLKSQTTNAE; from the coding sequence ATGAGCGCACCCAAGGTTGAATTTGGTACCATATTCACCGGTAGCCCCAGCGGCAAGATTGTCGCTGCCAAGGGCGCGAGCCGCGAGCTCCGTCCGGACCAGGTCGTTATCGACATTGCCTACTCGGGCCTGTGCGGCTCGGACTTGCACTTCCGCAAGGCCAAAATTGCCCTTGGCCACGAAGGCGTTGGTGTTATCTCGCAGGTCGGCAGCGATGTCAAGGTGCTCAAGGccggcgaccgcgtcggCTGGGGCCTGAACCACAACTCGTGCGGCTACTGCAACCAATGCTGGTCCGGTGATGACATCCTGTGCCCTGAGCGCCAGATGTACTCCAGCGCAGACCTCGACTTTGGCAGCTTTGGCGACCGCGCGGTGCTCAATGCGCTGTTTGTTCACAAGATCCCCGACAACATACCCCTTCGCCTCGCTGGCCCCCTGCAGTGTGGTGGTGCGACCGTGTTCGGTGCGATTGTGAACTCGGCCGTCCGACCCCGCGATCGTGTGGGTGTGCTGGGTCTCGGTGGCCTTGGCCACCTTGCTGTGCAGTACCTTGCCAAGATGGGTTGCGATGTGGTCGTGTTCAGCGGCACCGACAACAAGAAGCAGCAGGCctttgagctcggcgctaCCGACTTTGTTGCCACCAAAGGAAACCCTAAGTTTGAGGGTGTGAAGCCGATCGACCACCTCCTTGTCTCTACGAACCAGCAGCCCGACTGGAATACCTACTTTTCGATCCTCGCTCCCAACGGCTCGATTGTTCCGCTGTCCGTGTCGTTCGAGGAGATGAAGCACCCCTATGCGGACATTCTCATGAAGCAGCTCAAGATCACCGGTAGCCTCGTGGCCAACCGCCAGGTGCAccgcgagatgctcgagttCACCGCGCGTCACGGCATCAAGCCGATGGTTGAGGAGCTCCCGATGACCGAGGAAGGCCTCAACACTGCCTTTGACCGCCTTGAGAAGGGTGATGTGCGCTACCGCTTCGTCCTCAAGTCGCAGACGACCAACGCCGAGTAA
- a CDS encoding alcohol dehydrogenase (NADP(+)) (COG:Q; EggNog:ENOG503NUUT): MSTQVELGTVFKGSKSGKIVQAKGATRELHPQQVVIDIAYSGLCGTDLHFRKADMVLGHEGVGVISQVGSDVKVLKVGDRVGWGYNHDACGYCNQCWSGDDILCPERQMYGSADLDFGSFGDRAVLNAMYVHKIPDNIPLRLAGPLQCGGATVYAAIVNSAIRPRDRVGVLGLGGLGHLAVQYLAKMGCDVVVFSGTDNKKQQAFELGATDFVATKGNPKFEGVKPIDHLLVSTNQQPDWNTYFSILAPNGSIVPLSVSFEEMKHPYADILMKQLKITGSLVANRQVHREMLEFTARHGIKPMVEELPMTEEGLNTAFDRLEKGDVRYRFVLKSQTTNAE, translated from the coding sequence ATGAGTACGCAAGTGGAACTCGGAACGGTTTTCAAGGGTAGCAAGAGCGGCAAGATTGTCCAAGCCAAGGGCGCtacgcgcgagctgcaccccCAGCAGGTGGTGATCGATATCGCCTACTCGGGCCTGTGTGGCACTGACCTGCACTTCCGCAAGGCCGATATGGTGCTGGGCCACGAAGGCGTCGGTGTCATCTCGCAGGTCGGCAGCGATGTCAAGGTGCtcaaggtcggcgaccgtgtcggCTGGGGCTACAACCACGACGCCTGCGGCTACTGCAATCAGTGCTGGTCCGGTGATGACATCCTGTGCCCTGAGCGCCAGATGTACGGCAGCGCAGACCTCGACTTTGGTAGTTTCGGCGACCGTGCAGTGCTCAATGCGATGTACGTGCACAAGATTCCCGACAACATACCCCTTCGCCTCGCTGGCCCTCTGCAGTGTGGTGGTGCGACCGTGTACGCTGCGATTGTGAACTCGGCCATCCGCCCTCGTGACCGTGTGGGTGTGCTGGGTCTCGGTGGCCTTGGCCACCTTGCTGTGCAGTACCTTGCCAAGATGGGTTGCGATGTGGTCGTGTTCAGCGGCACCGACAACAAGAAGCAGCAGGCctttgagctcggcgctaCCGACTTTGTTGCCACCAAAGGAAACCCTAAGTTTGAGGGTGTGAAGCCGATCGACCACCTCCTTGTCTCTACGAACCAGCAGCCCGACTGGAATACCTACTTTTCGATCCTCGCTCCCAACGGCTCGATTGTTCCGCTGTCCGTGTCGTTCGAGGAGATGAAGCACCCCTATGCGGACATTCTCATGAAGCAGCTCAAGATCACCGGTAGCCTCGTGGCCAACCGCCAGGTGCAccgcgagatgctcgagttCACCGCGCGTCACGGCATCAAGCCGATGGTTGAGGAGCTCCCGATGACCGAGGAAGGCCTCAACACTGCCTTTGACCGCCTTGAGAAGGGTGATGTGCGCTACCGCTTCGTCCTCAAGTCGCAGACGACCAACGCCGAGTAA